From one Micromonospora siamensis genomic stretch:
- a CDS encoding PadR family transcriptional regulator, whose protein sequence is MAESGVNPTAAALLGLLHDGPMTGGQLMAAAERRLAPYWSMTRSQVYRELPVLAERGFVRLGKPGPRMSQPYAITAAGKRTFSRWLAEDPGRDTIRNPVALRIAFGNLHSASQLKNLYETANQYHSDALAAVREQVKNAKKEGEAYDASALEFAVAYHRAALSWLKTAPVG, encoded by the coding sequence ATGGCGGAATCCGGAGTCAACCCGACGGCGGCGGCCCTGCTCGGCCTGCTGCACGACGGCCCGATGACAGGCGGCCAACTGATGGCCGCCGCTGAGCGCCGGCTGGCGCCGTACTGGTCGATGACCCGCAGTCAGGTCTACCGGGAGCTGCCGGTCCTGGCCGAGCGGGGTTTCGTGCGGCTGGGCAAGCCGGGCCCCCGGATGAGCCAGCCGTACGCGATCACGGCGGCCGGAAAACGGACATTCTCCCGCTGGCTGGCGGAGGACCCGGGGCGGGACACCATCCGCAACCCCGTGGCGCTGCGCATCGCCTTCGGCAACCTGCACTCGGCCAGCCAGCTGAAGAACCTGTACGAAACGGCCAACCAGTACCACAGCGACGCCCTCGCGGCCGTCCGCGAGCAGGTGAAGAACGCCAAGAAGGAGGGCGAGGCGTACGACGCCAGCGCGCTGGAGTTCGCCGTCGCCTACCACCGGGCCGCCCTGTCCTGGCTGA